Within Nitrospirota bacterium, the genomic segment TCCCTGTCCAGGCGGTGCACCACCCCGGGCCTGAGCGGCCCTCCCACAGGGGCCAGGCCGCCCACGCGATAAAGGAGGGCGTTCATGAGCGTTCCGGTGGGATGGCCCGCGGCGGGGTAGACCACGAGCCCCGGGGGCTTGTTGACGACCACCACGTCGTCGTCGGCAAAGAGGATTTCCACCGGGATGTCCTCGGGAACAAGCTCTTCCGGCGGGGGCGCGGGCACCGAGACCTCGATGCGGTCGCCCTCGCGGACCCTGTAGCTTGCCCGCACGGGCCGCCCGCCCACCAGAACGCCGCCCTCCTCGATGAGGTGCTTGATGCGGGAGCGGGTCAGCCCGTCCTTGCGCTCGGAAAGAAACCGGTCGATGCGCTCCCCCTCCTCTCCGGGGGCGACGACGAGGCGGGCCACCCTCAGATGTCCCTGTGAGCGACCTGCACGGTGAAAGGCCCGTCTTTCATGCGTGAGGCCATCTCCTCGGCCAGGGCGATGGAACGGTGGCGTCCTCCCGTGCAGCCGATGCCCACGGTGAGGTAGCTCTTGCCTTCCTTGCGGTACTGGGGGATGAGGTACTCCAGGAGGGCGCCGAGCCGGGTGAGGAACTCCTCCGTCTCGGGCTTCCCCAGGACGAAGTCGCGCACGGGCCCGTCCTTGCCGGTGAGGTCCTTGAGCTCGGGGACGAAGTGCGGGTTGGGCAGAAACCGCACGTCAAAGACCAGGTCCACGCTCTGGGGGACGCCGTACTTGAAACCGAAGCTGAGGAGGGTCACGTTCATCCCTCCGGCCGGGGCCCCCTCCGCGGCGTACAGGGACATGACGTGCCGGCGGAGCTGGTGCGGGGTGAAGGAGGAGGTGTCGATGACCGCGTCGGCCAGGTCCCTGAGGGGCTCCAGGAGCTCCTTCTCCCGGGAGATGGCCTCCGGGAGGCCGTCCATCTCGGGAGCCATGAGGGGATGGGGGCGGCGGGTCTCCTTGAATCGCCTGAGCAGGACGTCCTGGTCGGCCTCCAGAAAGACGATGCTCAGTGCGTATTTCTCTCGCAGGGCGGGGAGCCGGGAGGTAAGGACGTGGAGAAACTCCTTCCTCCTGATGTCGATGCCCACGGCGATGCGGGCGGCGTGGCCGTCCCCGCCGGTGATGGTGGCGGCAAAGGACTCGATGAGCTGCGGGGGAAGGTTGTCCACCGAGGTGTAGCCGCCGTCCTCGATGGCCCTCAAGGCCACTGTCTTGCCCGAACCGGAAAGCCCCGTTATGATGACGATGGTCGGCTTCACGCGAAAGCGCCCGGCACCCCCTCGGTCCCGGTCACTTGTGGACCGGCTCGATGAGCCCGAAATTGCCGTCGCCGCGCTTGTAGATGACGTTGACGTCCCCGCTTTCGGAGTTGGTGAAGACGAAGAAGCTCCTCTCCGCGCCGTCCAGCTCCAGGGCGGCCTCGTCCGGGGCCATGGGCTTGGTGGCGAACTGCCTGCGCTCTATGATGACGCCGGTCTCCGGGGGGGTTGCGGCCTGGACGGCGGCGGCCGCGCTGCTGGCCTCCACCCGCCCCACGTTCTCCGCCCGGCGGCGATCCTTGAGCTTCTCCTTCAATTTCTTGACCTGCTTGTCCAGCTTGTCGGAAACCTCGTCTATGGAGGAATAGAGCTCCTCGGTAACCCCCTCGGCCTGAAGGAGAATGCCGTTGGCCTTGATGAGGACCTCGGCCTTGTGCATGTATTTCTGGATGCTCAGAGTGACCACGGCCTCCGTAATGTTGGAGAGGTACCTCTCGAACTTCCCGATTTTTTCCTCGGCGTACTTTCTGAGGGCGGGCGTCACGTCCACGTTGCGTCCATTGACGACGATGTTCATAGGTCCCTCCTTCACCGTTAGTCCATCTTTTTTCTCATGTTCTGGGCAGCGATGTTCAGCTCGTCGCGGTACTTGGCCACGGTCCTCCGGGCAACGGAGATGTTCAGCTCCTTGAGCATGTCGGAGACCTTCTGGTCGCTCAGGGGCTTGCGGGGGTCCTCCTCGCCGATGATCTTGCGTATCATGTCCTTGACCGAGGTGGAGGAAACGCTGCCGGCTCCGTTGTCGCTGCGCACCCCGCTGGAGAAGAAGTAGCGGAAGCCGAAGAGGCCGTGGGTGCATGAAAGGTACTTGTTCGAGGTGGCGCGCGATATGGTGGACTCGTGCATGTCCAGGTCCTGGGCCACGTCCCTGAGGTTCAGGGGCTTCATCTGCGAGACTCCCTTGTCGAAGAAGTCCCGCTGAAACTTCAGGATGCTCTCCGTCACGCGGTAGATCGTCTTGTTCCGCTGGTCCAGGCTCTTCAGGAGCCAGACCGCCGAGCGGAGGCGCTCGTTCAGGTACTCCTTCTCCTCCCGGCTCAGGGTGTTCTTCTGCACCAGGAGCTTCCTGTAGTAGCTGTTTATCCGTATGTTGGGAATGCTGTCGTCGTTGAGGATGATGCGGAAGTCCTCCCCGTCGGGGACGACGAAGACGTCGGGCTTGATGTAGACGGGCTGGCCGCTGGAAAACCCCCTGCCGGGCTTGGGCTCGAGGCCCTCGATGACCTTGAGGGCGCCT encodes:
- the rapZ gene encoding RNase adapter RapZ, with product MKPTIVIITGLSGSGKTVALRAIEDGGYTSVDNLPPQLIESFAATITGGDGHAARIAVGIDIRRKEFLHVLTSRLPALREKYALSIVFLEADQDVLLRRFKETRRPHPLMAPEMDGLPEAISREKELLEPLRDLADAVIDTSSFTPHQLRRHVMSLYAAEGAPAGGMNVTLLSFGFKYGVPQSVDLVFDVRFLPNPHFVPELKDLTGKDGPVRDFVLGKPETEEFLTRLGALLEYLIPQYRKEGKSYLTVGIGCTGGRHRSIALAEEMASRMKDGPFTVQVAHRDI
- the raiA gene encoding ribosome-associated translation inhibitor RaiA gives rise to the protein MNIVVNGRNVDVTPALRKYAEEKIGKFERYLSNITEAVVTLSIQKYMHKAEVLIKANGILLQAEGVTEELYSSIDEVSDKLDKQVKKLKEKLKDRRRAENVGRVEASSAAAAVQAATPPETGVIIERRQFATKPMAPDEAALELDGAERSFFVFTNSESGDVNVIYKRGDGNFGLIEPVHK